The proteins below come from a single Serpentinimonas raichei genomic window:
- a CDS encoding benzoate-CoA ligase family protein: protein MSTKPTIAPLGATFNFTQHVLEINAARPDALAFIDDQGSLSYGQLAQLVCQSANALLASGLRREERVLLLMHDQRHWPVGFLGALYAGLVPVPVNTLLTADDYAHMLEHSRAQAVLVSGALLPTLRAALGQSRHEVRQVVVSQPQGPLLEGEVEFDDFLRPHSTRASPAATSPDDPAFWLYSSGSTGRPKAALHTHANPYWTAELYGKRVLGLRANDLCFSAAKLFFAYGLGNALIFPLVAGATTLLMAERATPEAVFQRWIGAVGGLQPTVFYGAPTGFAAMLAHPALPSRAAVALRLVSSAGEALPAQLGERFRLHFGIDIIDGIGSTEMLHIYLSNRPDRVRYGSSGWPVPGYTIELRAEDGLSVVPEGELGDLYIQGPSAALLYWGNRDKSRDTFQGHWVKSGDKYTQHSDGSYTYGGRSDDMLKVSGIYVSPFEVESTLMQHPAVMEAAVIGVHDAEGLIKSKAYVVLKAGQHTDEAALKAFVKDKLAPYKYPRQIAFVHELPKTASGKIQRFKLRQLDSVDA from the coding sequence ATGAGCACCAAACCAACAATTGCGCCCTTGGGCGCGACCTTCAACTTTACCCAGCATGTGCTGGAAATCAACGCTGCGCGGCCCGATGCGCTCGCCTTCATCGACGATCAAGGCAGCCTGAGCTACGGCCAACTGGCCCAACTGGTGTGTCAGAGCGCCAACGCCTTGCTGGCCAGCGGCTTGCGGCGCGAGGAGCGCGTGCTGCTATTGATGCACGACCAGCGGCACTGGCCGGTGGGTTTTTTGGGGGCCCTGTACGCGGGCCTGGTGCCGGTGCCGGTCAACACCTTGCTCACCGCCGACGACTACGCCCATATGCTGGAGCACTCGCGTGCGCAGGCGGTGCTGGTCTCGGGAGCCTTGTTGCCCACGCTGCGCGCTGCGCTGGGGCAGAGTCGGCATGAGGTGCGGCAGGTGGTGGTTTCACAGCCGCAGGGGCCCCTGCTAGAGGGTGAAGTCGAGTTCGACGATTTCCTGCGCCCACATTCCACCCGAGCCAGCCCAGCCGCCACCAGCCCCGATGACCCGGCTTTCTGGCTCTATTCCTCGGGCTCCACCGGCCGCCCCAAAGCGGCGCTGCACACCCACGCCAACCCTTACTGGACCGCCGAACTGTATGGCAAGCGCGTGCTGGGCCTTCGCGCGAACGACCTGTGTTTTTCGGCCGCCAAGCTGTTTTTTGCCTACGGCTTGGGCAACGCCTTGATCTTCCCGCTGGTTGCGGGTGCCACCACGCTGCTGATGGCCGAGCGGGCCACCCCCGAAGCGGTATTCCAACGCTGGATTGGCGCGGTGGGCGGCCTCCAACCCACGGTGTTTTACGGCGCCCCTACCGGCTTTGCCGCCATGCTGGCCCACCCTGCCCTGCCCAGCCGCGCAGCAGTAGCGCTGCGCCTGGTCTCATCGGCCGGCGAGGCCTTGCCGGCCCAGTTGGGCGAGCGCTTCCGGCTCCACTTCGGCATCGACATCATCGACGGCATCGGTTCGACCGAAATGCTGCACATCTACCTCTCCAACCGGCCCGATCGGGTGCGTTACGGCAGCAGCGGCTGGCCGGTGCCCGGCTACACCATCGAGTTGCGCGCCGAAGACGGCTTATCGGTCGTGCCGGAGGGCGAACTGGGCGATCTGTACATACAAGGCCCGTCGGCGGCCCTGCTGTACTGGGGCAACCGGGACAAATCCCGCGACACCTTTCAAGGCCACTGGGTCAAGAGCGGCGACAAGTACACCCAGCACAGCGACGGCAGCTACACCTATGGCGGGCGCAGCGACGACATGCTCAAGGTCAGCGGCATCTACGTCAGCCCGTTCGAGGTCGAGTCCACCCTGATGCAGCATCCGGCCGTGATGGAAGCGGCAGTGATCGGCGTCCACGACGCAGAGGGCCTCATCAAGAGCAAAGCCTATGTGGTGCTCAAAGCCGGCCAGCACACAGACGAGGCTGCCCTGAAGGCCTTTGTCAAAGACAAGCTCGCGCCCTACAAATACCCGCGCCAGATCGCCTTTGTGCACGAATTGCCCAAGACCGCCAGCGGCAAAATTCAGCGCTTCAAGCTGCGCCAACTGGATTCAGTCGACGCATGA
- a CDS encoding alpha/beta fold hydrolase yields the protein MNSGSNASDFCPIEWRGHRLQLEYQWLGSAPQQAPLLVFLHEGLGSVAMWRDFPARLCHTLGWRGLVYSRPGYGRSTPRAADECWGPDYMHRQALEVLPALLQALGIDTQAQPPWLLGHSDGGSIALIHAAQWPQRVAGAIVLAPHIFVEDIALRSIAQARTDYTQGPLRARLAQHHDDPDSAFWGWNEAWLAPAFRHWTLLPELARLRCPLLAVQGLDDAYGTLEQIHGIARIARQTQLLELAHCGHAPHRDQPDTLLAAIRSFVEPWAGRQRP from the coding sequence ATGAACAGCGGGTCCAACGCAAGCGATTTTTGCCCGATCGAGTGGCGGGGCCATCGGCTGCAACTGGAGTACCAGTGGCTTGGGAGCGCGCCGCAGCAGGCACCGCTGCTGGTTTTTCTGCACGAGGGCTTGGGCTCGGTGGCCATGTGGCGCGACTTTCCCGCCCGGCTCTGCCACACCTTGGGCTGGCGTGGCTTGGTGTATTCGCGCCCCGGCTATGGCCGCTCCACCCCGCGTGCCGCAGACGAATGCTGGGGCCCCGACTACATGCACCGCCAGGCGCTCGAGGTGCTGCCGGCGCTGCTGCAAGCGCTGGGCATCGACACCCAGGCGCAGCCGCCCTGGTTGCTGGGTCACAGCGACGGCGGCTCGATCGCGCTCATCCATGCCGCCCAGTGGCCGCAGCGGGTGGCTGGGGCGATCGTGCTGGCACCGCACATTTTTGTCGAAGACATTGCACTGCGCAGCATAGCCCAGGCACGCACCGACTACACCCAGGGACCCTTGCGCGCCCGGCTGGCGCAGCACCACGACGACCCCGACTCGGCCTTCTGGGGCTGGAACGAGGCCTGGCTTGCGCCCGCCTTTCGCCACTGGACGCTGCTGCCAGAACTCGCGCGTCTGCGCTGCCCGCTGCTGGCGGTGCAAGGGCTAGACGACGCCTACGGCACGCTGGAGCAAATTCACGGCATCGCCCGCATCGCTAGGCAGACCCAACTGCTGGAATTGGCCCACTGCGGCCATGCACCGCACCGCGACCAACCCGACACGCTGCTGGCAGCGATACGCAGCTTTGTCGAACCCTGGGCAGGCAGGCAGCGGCCCTGA
- a CDS encoding 3,4-dehydroadipyl-CoA semialdehyde dehydrogenase, producing MSTELLANHVANQWTCGSGTPTPLFDPVLGTELVRVDATGLDLAAAFHFAREQGGAQLRALSYRQRAALLTAVGQVLQANRDAYYDISTANSGTVRNDSAIDVDGGIYTLGYYAKLGESLGDRHFLVDGEAARLAKDPLFQSQHILTPTRGVALCINAFNFPSWGLWEKAAPALLSGVPVIIKPATATAWLSQRMVRDVLNAGILPPGALSIICGSSAGLLDQLQAFDVVSFTGSAQTAALIRSHPAVVQRSVRVNIEADSVNAALLLPSADSADSATALGLLAKEVAREMTVKAGQKCTAIRRVLVPAHLYDAAAQAIGAQLAKTTVGNPRNSAVRMGSLVSRAQKNTVEQGLSLLQAHTELLCDCRGMALLDADPAVASIVAPVLLGTRDPDANATVHEVEVFGPVATLMPCRDLAHALELIRRGQGSLVASLYGTDPAALAQTALELADSHGRVHVVSPDVAALHTGHGNVMPQSLHGGPGRAGGGEELGGVRALNFYHRRSALQASSAVLAQAIPAT from the coding sequence ATGAGCACCGAACTGCTGGCCAACCACGTGGCCAATCAATGGACATGCGGCAGCGGCACCCCCACACCTTTGTTTGACCCGGTGCTGGGCACCGAGCTGGTGCGGGTGGACGCGACCGGCCTGGACTTGGCCGCTGCTTTTCACTTTGCCCGCGAGCAAGGCGGGGCACAACTGCGCGCCCTGAGCTACCGCCAGCGTGCCGCGCTGCTGACTGCCGTCGGGCAGGTGCTGCAGGCCAACCGCGACGCCTATTACGACATCAGCACCGCCAACAGCGGCACCGTGCGCAACGACTCGGCCATTGACGTCGATGGCGGCATCTACACCCTGGGCTACTACGCCAAACTGGGCGAATCCTTGGGTGATCGCCATTTTTTGGTCGATGGCGAGGCCGCCCGCCTGGCCAAAGATCCGCTGTTTCAGTCGCAGCACATCCTGACTCCCACGCGCGGGGTGGCGCTGTGCATCAACGCCTTCAACTTCCCAAGCTGGGGCCTGTGGGAAAAGGCGGCGCCGGCGCTGCTCTCGGGCGTGCCGGTGATCATCAAGCCCGCCACCGCAACCGCCTGGCTAAGCCAGCGCATGGTGCGCGATGTGCTCAACGCGGGCATCCTGCCGCCCGGCGCCTTGTCGATCATCTGCGGCAGCTCGGCCGGGTTGCTCGATCAACTGCAAGCCTTCGACGTGGTCTCGTTCACCGGTTCGGCGCAAACCGCCGCCCTGATCCGCTCCCACCCGGCGGTGGTGCAGCGCTCGGTGCGCGTCAACATCGAGGCCGACAGCGTCAATGCCGCGCTGCTGCTGCCCTCGGCTGACAGCGCAGACAGCGCCACCGCACTGGGCCTATTGGCCAAGGAAGTGGCGCGCGAGATGACGGTCAAGGCGGGGCAAAAATGCACCGCCATACGCCGCGTGCTGGTGCCGGCGCACCTGTACGACGCGGCCGCACAGGCGATCGGCGCCCAATTGGCCAAAACCACCGTGGGCAACCCGCGCAACTCGGCGGTGCGCATGGGCTCGCTGGTGAGCCGGGCGCAAAAAAACACCGTCGAGCAGGGCTTGAGCCTGCTGCAAGCGCACACCGAGCTGCTGTGCGACTGCCGCGGCATGGCGCTGCTCGATGCCGACCCGGCCGTGGCCAGCATCGTGGCCCCGGTGCTGCTGGGAACGCGCGACCCCGATGCCAACGCCACGGTGCACGAAGTGGAGGTGTTTGGCCCGGTGGCCACCCTAATGCCCTGCCGCGACCTCGCCCACGCCCTCGAGCTCATCCGCCGCGGCCAGGGTTCCTTGGTCGCCTCGCTCTATGGCACCGATCCGGCTGCGCTGGCCCAGACCGCGCTGGAACTGGCCGACAGCCACGGGCGCGTCCACGTGGTTTCGCCCGATGTGGCCGCCCTGCACACCGGGCACGGCAATGTGATGCCGCAGTCGCTGCACGGCGGCCCGGGCCGGGCCGGTGGCGGTGAAGAGCTGGGCGGCGTGCGCGCGCTCAACTTCTACCACCGCCGCAGCGCGCTGCAAGCCAGCAGCGCCGTGCTGGCGCAGGCCATCCCGGCCACTTGA
- a CDS encoding Bug family tripartite tricarboxylate transporter substrate binding protein yields the protein MNQTQTQRRRLLTAAIAAPASFGLLSPWAHAQTWPSRAVSLIVGFPPGGIADLTTRLVANHLTRALGQPVPVDNRAGAAGNIAGQAVASSAPDGYTLLSAPASLLAINPHLHRMTFDPFTDLVPVAATGRVFVYLMVRANLGVQNVQDLLAMLRARPGQLTFGSAGNGTSSHIAGEKFTSQANVTARHIPYRGAAPALTALIGGEIDFLFDSGPGLQAAQAGRVQLLAVGSRTRVPALPDLPTLHESGLTDFDVDTVFGIYARSGTPAAIVARLSTEIGRIMQSTEVREGLVAIGAGTALEGSPQELAARVRNDSERFGRIIRERNIRPD from the coding sequence ATGAACCAAACCCAGACCCAACGCAGAAGGCTGTTGACCGCCGCCATCGCGGCGCCCGCCAGTTTTGGCTTGCTCAGCCCATGGGCGCACGCGCAAACCTGGCCCAGCCGGGCGGTGAGCCTGATCGTCGGCTTTCCTCCTGGTGGCATCGCCGACCTCACCACCCGATTGGTCGCCAACCACCTGACGCGAGCCCTGGGTCAACCCGTGCCCGTGGACAACCGGGCCGGCGCAGCAGGCAATATCGCGGGCCAGGCGGTGGCCTCGTCGGCGCCTGATGGCTACACCCTGCTATCTGCTCCCGCCAGCCTGCTAGCGATCAATCCGCACTTGCACCGCATGACCTTTGACCCCTTCACCGACTTGGTGCCGGTGGCCGCCACCGGTCGGGTCTTTGTGTATCTGATGGTTCGCGCCAATCTGGGCGTTCAAAATGTGCAGGATTTGCTGGCTATGCTGCGCGCCCGCCCCGGACAACTGACTTTTGGTTCGGCCGGCAACGGCACTTCCTCGCACATTGCAGGCGAGAAATTCACCAGCCAGGCCAATGTGACGGCCAGACACATTCCGTACCGAGGCGCCGCACCCGCACTCACGGCGCTGATCGGCGGCGAGATTGATTTCCTCTTTGATTCCGGCCCGGGCTTGCAAGCGGCTCAGGCAGGCCGGGTGCAGCTCTTGGCCGTCGGCAGCCGCACCCGCGTGCCCGCGCTGCCGGATTTGCCCACGCTGCATGAATCGGGCCTGACCGATTTTGACGTGGACACCGTCTTTGGCATTTACGCTCGCAGCGGCACACCGGCTGCCATCGTCGCGCGCCTGAGCACCGAGATCGGCCGAATCATGCAAAGCACCGAGGTGCGCGAGGGGCTGGTCGCCATTGGGGCAGGAACTGCCCTCGAGGGCTCACCCCAAGAACTCGCGGCACGGGTCAGAAACGATTCCGAGCGTTTTGGACGCATCATCCGAGAACGCAACATTCGACCCGACTAA